In a single window of the Coprothermobacter proteolyticus DSM 5265 genome:
- a CDS encoding basic amino acid ABC transporter substrate-binding protein has translation MKRTFVLLLVVGAILLGCSSQQSANTLVVGTAADFPPLEFIDENGNFAGFDIELMNAIAEKIGYEVKWENADFAGLVASLQTGKYDAVISAMTITASRQEEVDFSRPYFRSDQAVVVQESNVGILSREDLADKTIGVQLGTTGELLARELVSDKGGVYTYESPDQAFLDLNTGRLDAVVNDLPVSSYFLLRNPNLPLKVAFTIETEEYYGIAVKKGNTELVEKINNALIQLKEEGKYAELYQKWFETEPPADIP, from the coding sequence ATGAAAAGGACGTTTGTCTTGTTATTAGTGGTGGGGGCTATCTTGTTGGGGTGTAGCAGTCAACAGTCTGCCAACACTTTAGTAGTTGGCACAGCGGCTGACTTTCCTCCTTTGGAATTCATTGACGAAAATGGTAACTTTGCTGGCTTTGATATTGAGCTAATGAATGCTATTGCTGAGAAGATTGGGTATGAGGTGAAGTGGGAGAATGCTGATTTTGCCGGTTTAGTAGCTTCTTTGCAGACAGGTAAGTATGATGCTGTCATTTCTGCAATGACTATTACAGCTTCACGGCAGGAAGAAGTGGATTTCTCGAGACCCTACTTTAGGTCTGATCAAGCTGTGGTAGTTCAGGAAAGCAACGTGGGCATTTTAAGTAGGGAAGATCTTGCTGACAAAACGATCGGGGTTCAGCTTGGTACCACAGGAGAGCTGCTTGCTCGGGAGTTAGTTTCTGACAAGGGGGGAGTATATACCTACGAGAGTCCTGACCAAGCCTTCTTAGACTTGAATACGGGTCGTCTAGATGCAGTAGTTAATGATCTACCTGTTAGTAGTTATTTTTTGTTGAGGAACCCTAATCTTCCGCTTAAGGTTGCATTCACAATTGAAACAGAGGAGTATTATGGCATTGCAGTCAAGAAGGGTAACACGGAACTCGTAGAAAAAATTAACAATGCCCTTATACAACTAAAGGAGGAGGGCAAGTATGCTGAGCTCTACCAAAAATGGTTTGAAACGGAGCCGCCTGCTGACATCCCGTAA
- a CDS encoding response regulator transcription factor has product MENQSETILVVEDDRNILDAIERKLTKEGFKVIKAMNGKEALEKFYAHQPNLVLLDLMLPLVDGKEILKEIRSQYDTPIIVVTAREEEVDRILGLELGADDYITKPFSLPELVARVRAVLRRTYGMKKTVGERRLVCDDIALDLRGHELRVNNRSYLLPKKQFELLRILMSRAGEVLTREYLLNEIWGADYYGDKRTLDVHIKWLRDKIEPNPNEPKYILTVRGVGYKFNGDVRKE; this is encoded by the coding sequence ATGGAGAACCAATCAGAAACTATTCTAGTCGTGGAGGACGACCGAAACATTCTGGACGCCATCGAACGAAAGCTTACCAAAGAAGGCTTTAAAGTCATTAAGGCAATGAACGGCAAAGAAGCTTTAGAAAAGTTCTATGCACACCAGCCAAACTTAGTCTTACTTGACCTAATGCTACCCTTGGTAGATGGCAAGGAAATACTTAAGGAGATAAGAAGCCAGTATGACACACCCATAATTGTAGTTACAGCACGTGAAGAGGAAGTAGACCGAATTCTGGGATTGGAACTTGGCGCTGACGACTACATCACAAAACCTTTCAGCTTGCCCGAGTTAGTGGCCAGAGTCAGGGCAGTGCTTAGACGTACTTATGGCATGAAAAAAACAGTGGGAGAAAGAAGACTGGTTTGCGACGATATTGCCCTGGACTTACGCGGTCATGAGCTGAGAGTGAACAACCGGTCATACTTGCTACCCAAAAAACAGTTTGAGCTTTTGCGCATACTCATGTCAAGAGCCGGTGAAGTGTTAACCCGGGAGTATTTGCTAAATGAAATCTGGGGTGCTGACTACTATGGAGATAAGCGCACTTTGGACGTTCATATTAAGTGGCTCAGAGACAAAATTGAACCCAACCCGAACGAACCTAAATACATACTGACTGTGAGAGGTGTGGGATACAAGTTTAACGGCGACGTAAGGAAGGAATAG
- a CDS encoding rhomboid family intramembrane serine protease, which yields MFPLFDINRRRTFPVRTILIIVINIIVYAFVQPLLPDSFYISPQKFLSMISVNPLNLTPWGLLFLSMWLHGNLYHLISNMWFLFIFGDNIEGDFGKFYIPFYLIGGMVAGLAHIYMMPQSAEFFVGASGAISAVMGAYLVFYPHAYIATLIFLIFFVTVVNIPAWFWLLIWFFQGNVLPTLLNSMSYVAYWAHIGGFVFGVIVAFMVLPIVRRRRRSEPYSTPYYW from the coding sequence ATGTTTCCGTTATTCGATATAAATAGACGTCGCACTTTTCCGGTTAGGACGATTCTCATTATTGTCATAAACATCATCGTGTATGCGTTCGTACAACCGCTGCTACCAGATTCCTTCTACATTAGTCCACAAAAATTCTTGAGTATGATTTCTGTGAACCCACTAAACTTGACACCCTGGGGCTTGTTGTTTTTAAGCATGTGGTTACATGGAAACCTGTACCATCTAATATCAAACATGTGGTTTTTGTTCATATTTGGAGATAACATTGAGGGAGATTTCGGTAAATTCTACATTCCGTTTTACCTAATTGGTGGAATGGTCGCAGGGCTTGCTCATATTTACATGATGCCTCAAAGTGCCGAGTTTTTCGTTGGCGCTTCTGGTGCCATATCCGCAGTTATGGGCGCTTATTTGGTGTTCTATCCACACGCCTACATAGCCACTTTAATATTCCTGATCTTCTTCGTTACCGTGGTAAATATTCCGGCTTGGTTCTGGCTTTTGATCTGGTTCTTTCAAGGAAACGTACTACCCACACTGCTTAACAGCATGAGCTACGTGGCATATTGGGCGCACATCGGAGGGTTTGTTTTCGGAGTCATTGTGGCATTTATGGTACTACCCATAGTCCGAAGGCGCCGAAGAAGTGAACCTTATTCCACGCCTTACTATTGGTGA
- a CDS encoding amino acid ABC transporter permease: MTIFPILWSGFLTTLGLTLSSLLVGLVFGLILALMKISTNWILKGISIAYIELIRGTPALMQIMLVYFGLPALGLNIDRLTAAVVALGLNSAAYSGEIFRAGIESIDRGQMEAARAIGMTGSMAMRLIVLPQAFRVVIPPLVNEFVALLKDTSLVSVIGVADLMLRSRNMISYTANVFTPLLGASILYLLATIPGSQLSAYLERRFKF, from the coding sequence GTGACAATTTTTCCCATTTTGTGGTCGGGCTTTTTAACCACACTGGGACTTACATTGTCTTCGCTACTAGTGGGGTTGGTATTTGGCTTAATACTAGCGCTCATGAAGATTTCCACAAACTGGATACTTAAGGGAATTTCCATTGCTTACATTGAGCTGATAAGAGGAACTCCGGCACTGATGCAGATAATGTTGGTCTATTTTGGCTTGCCTGCCTTGGGCCTCAATATTGACCGTTTAACTGCGGCAGTGGTCGCTTTGGGGTTAAATAGTGCTGCTTACTCAGGTGAGATTTTTAGAGCAGGTATTGAATCCATTGACAGGGGACAAATGGAGGCTGCCAGGGCTATAGGTATGACTGGAAGCATGGCTATGAGGCTCATCGTTTTGCCTCAGGCTTTTCGTGTGGTAATTCCTCCTTTGGTTAATGAGTTTGTGGCTCTACTCAAGGACACGTCCTTGGTTTCAGTCATAGGAGTGGCTGACCTCATGCTCAGAAGCAGAAATATGATTTCTTACACAGCTAACGTGTTTACGCCGTTGCTTGGTGCTTCTATTCTGTACTTATTAGCTACCATACCAGGATCTCAGCTTTCTGCCTACTTGGAGAGGAGGTTCAAGTTCTAG
- a CDS encoding amino acid ABC transporter ATP-binding protein, with the protein MLEAKNIVKRFGKHEVLKGVSLAIHQKEIVVIMGPSGGGKTTLLRTLNLLEEPSDGEIYFRGKKIDPRSRDANELRKKVSMVFQLFNLFNHLNVLQNVTIGPIKVLGKSPQEAEAQAMEILHRVGLAEKAKALPSSLSGGQKQRVAIARALAMEPDVILFDEPTSALDPEYTKEVLDVMKELAEEGMTMVVATHEMGFAKEVSTRIVFLEDGRVIEDTDAHKFFVEGPQTERARQFLSKILKA; encoded by the coding sequence ATTTTGGAAGCTAAAAACATTGTGAAACGTTTTGGCAAGCATGAGGTTCTAAAAGGGGTAAGTTTGGCTATTCACCAAAAAGAGATTGTTGTCATCATGGGACCTTCAGGTGGCGGTAAGACTACGCTACTTAGGACGTTAAACCTGCTCGAGGAACCCTCAGATGGTGAGATTTATTTTAGGGGAAAGAAAATTGATCCAAGGAGCCGTGATGCCAACGAACTAAGAAAAAAGGTGTCCATGGTTTTTCAGCTTTTCAACCTGTTTAATCATCTTAACGTGCTTCAAAATGTAACCATTGGACCCATAAAAGTTTTAGGCAAATCACCCCAAGAAGCAGAAGCCCAAGCCATGGAAATCTTGCATCGGGTTGGCTTGGCTGAAAAAGCAAAAGCTCTGCCTTCGTCCTTGTCGGGTGGCCAAAAACAAAGAGTTGCTATTGCCAGAGCACTTGCCATGGAACCGGATGTGATTTTGTTTGATGAGCCTACCTCCGCCCTGGACCCTGAATACACCAAAGAAGTTTTGGATGTAATGAAGGAATTAGCTGAAGAAGGCATGACCATGGTAGTGGCCACCCATGAAATGGGTTTTGCTAAGGAAGTGAGTACTCGAATAGTGTTCTTAGAGGACGGCCGTGTAATTGAGGATACCGATGCGCATAAATTCTTCGTTGAAGGCCCGCAAACGGAGAGAGCAAGGCAGTTCCTTTCAAAAATCTTAAAAGCATAA
- the surE gene encoding 5'/3'-nucleotidase SurE, which produces MRKILVANDDGIFAEGINILVTHLLKWGKAEITVVAPDRTKNATSHSLTLDSILRLRKVFMPNGYEGYTVVDGSPADCVLVALNDLVPDTDLVIAGINHGTNCGIDVLYSGTVGAASEGVVNGKPSIAISSESPEREHLEITAQVLISLLDQGLLNATSSDWVLNINVPALKLEEIKGVAWATMSRHGWTNRVQRREDPRGQIYYWVTGERSKPEQSNNGDYQLLSQGFVTLTPVGLDLTDHESLKELSSRFVFQL; this is translated from the coding sequence GTGCGGAAAATACTGGTTGCAAACGATGATGGCATTTTTGCAGAAGGTATAAATATTTTGGTGACACATCTTCTTAAATGGGGAAAGGCAGAAATAACTGTGGTAGCTCCTGATAGGACAAAGAACGCTACCAGTCACTCTCTCACCTTGGATTCCATCCTGCGACTCAGAAAAGTGTTTATGCCCAACGGTTACGAGGGTTATACTGTGGTAGATGGTTCGCCTGCTGACTGTGTGCTGGTGGCACTGAACGATTTGGTTCCCGATACAGACTTAGTCATTGCTGGCATCAACCATGGTACGAACTGTGGTATTGATGTGCTTTACTCAGGAACAGTGGGCGCTGCTTCGGAAGGTGTGGTTAACGGTAAACCTTCTATTGCTATTTCCTCAGAAAGCCCAGAAAGGGAACACCTTGAAATCACCGCTCAAGTGCTGATCAGCTTATTGGATCAAGGATTGTTAAATGCTACCAGCAGTGATTGGGTTTTGAACATTAACGTGCCTGCACTTAAGCTGGAGGAAATTAAAGGGGTTGCCTGGGCAACCATGAGTCGTCATGGCTGGACTAATAGGGTTCAAAGACGTGAAGATCCCCGAGGCCAGATTTACTACTGGGTTACTGGGGAACGGTCAAAACCAGAGCAAAGCAACAATGGGGATTATCAGTTGCTAAGCCAGGGTTTCGTAACGTTAACGCCAGTTGGTCTCGATCTTACAGATCATGAATCGCTAAAGGAGCTGTCAAGCAGGTTCGTATTCCAGCTTTGA
- a CDS encoding phosphate signaling complex PhoU family protein has protein sequence MKSTTKLLEERLIYLSSLARDTCRAVLDAVERKSPANANAVLALDQKVDELNKDIQETVLQVAMECPDDIASVIIIGKIAQDIERLVDHSMNVARIAIDPTVPSESYDFYALTFKRMGEIVIEMLDEAIDAFINRDPEIAKQVAKKDDVLDTIYADLKKRLRSGQENLKLEETIDLMLAAKHLERMGDYVTNICEYTTMLTTGVQADLN, from the coding sequence GTGAAGTCAACGACCAAATTACTTGAAGAACGTTTAATTTATCTTTCTTCCTTGGCTCGTGACACCTGTAGGGCGGTATTAGATGCGGTTGAAAGGAAAAGTCCCGCTAATGCCAATGCAGTGCTGGCGCTTGACCAAAAAGTAGATGAACTGAACAAAGACATTCAGGAAACGGTTCTACAAGTAGCAATGGAATGCCCAGACGACATCGCATCAGTGATTATCATTGGTAAGATAGCCCAGGACATTGAAAGGCTAGTTGACCATTCCATGAATGTGGCTCGCATTGCAATTGATCCCACAGTCCCCAGTGAAAGCTATGATTTTTACGCACTTACCTTTAAGCGCATGGGTGAAATAGTTATAGAAATGCTCGACGAAGCCATTGATGCTTTCATAAACCGTGATCCTGAGATAGCAAAACAAGTTGCCAAGAAAGACGACGTACTAGATACCATTTACGCTGATTTGAAGAAAAGGCTAAGAAGTGGTCAGGAAAACCTAAAGCTTGAGGAAACCATAGATCTGATGCTGGCAGCAAAGCATTTAGAGCGCATGGGAGACTATGTAACAAACATTTGCGAATACACCACAATGCTTACCACTGGCGTACAGGCAGACCTAAATTAA
- a CDS encoding NAD-dependent protein deacylase, which yields MLSDYEAVAKLLKNSGHAVVLTGAGISTESGIPDYRGPQGLWRKYDPIKYVSRSTFETDPKTFWEFNLPMWMQYKAAKPNKAHFLVAELERLGFIKAVITQNIDGLHKRAGSKNVYEVHGNLETVTCLRCHKEYPLEEAWKQFNDCNIPQCSCGGLLRPNVVLFEDPMPDTFFQAVREVESSDLMIVMGSSLEVYPVAQLPAMVSKLVVVNLLPTPYDDRADYVFHESTGEFSEKLASVLGIKLS from the coding sequence ATGCTGTCGGATTATGAGGCAGTAGCGAAACTATTGAAAAACTCAGGACATGCCGTGGTTCTTACTGGCGCTGGCATAAGCACTGAGAGCGGTATACCCGATTACAGGGGTCCTCAAGGGCTCTGGAGAAAATATGATCCCATAAAGTATGTGAGCAGATCCACCTTTGAAACAGATCCCAAGACGTTTTGGGAGTTCAATTTACCCATGTGGATGCAGTACAAAGCAGCAAAGCCCAATAAAGCTCATTTCCTCGTTGCTGAGTTGGAAAGGCTTGGATTCATAAAGGCGGTAATCACACAAAACATTGATGGACTTCACAAGAGGGCTGGCAGCAAGAATGTGTACGAAGTCCATGGCAACCTTGAGACAGTTACTTGTTTGCGATGCCATAAGGAATACCCTTTGGAAGAAGCTTGGAAGCAATTCAACGACTGTAACATACCTCAATGCAGCTGCGGAGGACTATTGCGTCCCAATGTGGTTCTTTTCGAAGATCCCATGCCCGATACGTTTTTCCAAGCAGTCAGGGAAGTAGAATCAAGCGATCTAATGATAGTTATGGGAAGTAGTCTTGAGGTGTATCCCGTAGCCCAGCTGCCAGCCATGGTTTCTAAATTGGTGGTCGTGAATCTGCTACCAACCCCTTATGACGACAGGGCAGACTACGTTTTCCACGAAAGTACTGGAGAATTCTCTGAAAAGTTGGCCTCTGTGTTGGGTATCAAGTTATCTTGA
- a CDS encoding SDR family NAD(P)-dependent oxidoreductase produces MLLKDKVAIITGGGSGFGRATSLLFAKEGAKVAVVDYVEEAAKMVANEIKSMGAEAIYVKADVSSEEDVMRFVDVTVKAFGKLDIIFNNAGIYVPGNAEQQKVEDWDRILNVNLKGVFLGCKYAIPHMKQNGGGAIINTASAAALIGFPEAIAYAASKGGVVSLTRAVALDYAKFGIRANCICPGTSETAITKDVLADPQLRAMFLAPIPLGRFGQPEDVANAALFLASDLSAYITGAVLPVDGGWTMA; encoded by the coding sequence ATGTTGTTGAAGGACAAGGTGGCCATTATTACTGGTGGGGGTTCCGGTTTTGGCAGAGCCACCTCTCTTCTTTTTGCGAAAGAAGGGGCAAAGGTGGCTGTGGTGGACTACGTGGAGGAAGCCGCGAAGATGGTTGCAAATGAAATAAAGTCCATGGGAGCCGAAGCCATCTACGTTAAAGCCGACGTTTCCAGCGAAGAGGACGTAATGCGTTTTGTGGATGTAACTGTTAAAGCGTTCGGAAAGCTGGATATCATTTTCAACAATGCGGGCATATATGTCCCGGGTAACGCTGAGCAGCAAAAGGTTGAAGACTGGGACAGAATTCTCAATGTGAATTTGAAAGGCGTATTTCTTGGATGTAAGTACGCCATTCCTCACATGAAGCAGAATGGTGGCGGTGCCATCATAAATACAGCTTCTGCGGCGGCTTTGATTGGGTTCCCTGAGGCCATTGCATACGCAGCGTCTAAAGGAGGCGTGGTTTCTCTTACCAGAGCAGTAGCTTTGGACTACGCTAAGTTTGGCATAAGAGCGAACTGCATATGCCCCGGCACTTCAGAGACAGCCATTACTAAGGATGTATTAGCTGACCCTCAGCTTCGAGCTATGTTCTTGGCTCCCATACCGTTGGGTCGGTTTGGACAACCTGAGGACGTTGCAAATGCTGCTTTGTTCCTGGCATCGGATTTGTCTGCCTACATCACAGGAGCCGTTCTGCCTGTGGATGGCGGTTGGACTATGGCTTAG
- a CDS encoding aminotransferase-like domain-containing protein has protein sequence MEPKDFISKRGASLKPSAIREIFKYSGDPSFISFAGGYPDPDVFPVEELKEVSVEALDKYAKKALQYSATEGVPELRQYLVKFMEEEENVKGLGEENIIITTASQQSLFLVGLVLIDPGDVVMVEAPTYLGALSAFDPFEPDYVSVPTDDDGIIPEKLEEMVIDLKKKGKKVKFLYVIPTFQNPAGYTLSLERRKRIVEIAEEQDFLIVEDDPYSYLVYEGERPPCVKSFDNSDHVIYLSTFSKTFVPGFRLGWIVAHKDIIRRIAISKQAADLCTGAYMQYITYLYMQKGHFMKHIEAMRDIYKVKHAAMLEALDKYMSDIPGVYWSKPKGGFFVWLVLPETVDCDQLFDKAIEHKVVYVRGSAFFADGQGKNTARLNFSQPKVEDIDKGIKILADVIKETMGVK, from the coding sequence ATGGAACCTAAAGACTTTATCAGCAAAAGGGGAGCAAGTTTAAAACCGTCAGCTATTAGGGAAATATTCAAGTACTCAGGCGACCCGAGTTTCATTTCTTTCGCAGGTGGTTATCCAGACCCAGACGTTTTTCCTGTGGAAGAGTTAAAAGAAGTTTCAGTGGAAGCACTAGATAAGTACGCCAAGAAAGCTTTGCAGTACAGTGCTACTGAAGGTGTACCAGAGCTTCGCCAGTACTTGGTGAAGTTCATGGAGGAAGAGGAAAACGTAAAAGGGCTTGGTGAAGAGAACATCATCATTACCACTGCTAGCCAACAATCGCTGTTCTTAGTGGGTTTGGTTCTTATTGACCCCGGTGATGTGGTCATGGTAGAAGCTCCAACGTACCTTGGAGCACTATCTGCTTTCGATCCGTTCGAACCGGATTACGTGTCAGTGCCCACCGATGACGACGGCATCATTCCTGAAAAACTAGAAGAAATGGTAATTGACCTAAAGAAGAAGGGGAAGAAAGTCAAATTCCTCTATGTCATACCCACATTCCAAAACCCTGCTGGTTACACGCTTAGTTTGGAAAGAAGAAAGCGTATAGTAGAGATTGCCGAGGAGCAGGATTTCCTCATTGTGGAAGACGACCCCTACAGCTACTTGGTGTATGAGGGCGAAAGGCCACCCTGCGTAAAGTCTTTTGATAATAGCGACCATGTGATTTACCTCAGCACATTCTCGAAGACCTTTGTGCCCGGATTCCGTCTTGGCTGGATTGTAGCTCACAAAGACATCATTCGCAGAATTGCCATTTCAAAGCAGGCAGCGGACTTGTGCACCGGTGCTTACATGCAGTACATAACCTATCTTTACATGCAGAAAGGTCATTTCATGAAACATATTGAAGCCATGAGAGACATTTACAAGGTAAAACATGCAGCCATGTTAGAAGCACTGGACAAGTACATGTCTGATATTCCCGGCGTTTACTGGAGTAAGCCGAAAGGTGGATTTTTCGTGTGGCTAGTCCTTCCAGAAACAGTGGACTGCGACCAATTGTTTGACAAAGCCATTGAGCACAAGGTTGTTTACGTGAGAGGTTCAGCTTTCTTCGCAGATGGGCAAGGGAAGAACACCGCACGTTTGAACTTTAGCCAACCCAAAGTTGAAGACATCGACAAGGGAATCAAAATACTTGCAGATGTAATCAAGGAAACAATGGGCGTTAAGTAG
- the trmB gene encoding tRNA (guanine(46)-N(7))-methyltransferase TrmB: protein MLIKPQSTSSFPLNWDAIFPEKNPLAVEIGFGNGKFLKTLETTGTNVVGFEVSLLSVEKAMKVIDHTKTALLLMDGIWGLRELFSERSVDALYINFPLPWPHKKHASRRLFTLPKLQIYASRLVDNAILQLQTDVKEYAEEAIRNSEESGLFSLADYAVRNEVQVGTKYEQKWVSQGKKIYKVVLRKKRHVSVPNYLDKEVIMPHAIVHDSHGTLKAGTYRTTFGTIKLWEPFSNNQAMLLIPAIVSDDDFIGVSLQQRVYISVSPHREGFIVKLDNHADVFKTENVKSLIWLIANQISNGNIKRINVQPPSKLEYEPA, encoded by the coding sequence ATGCTGATAAAACCTCAAAGTACGAGCTCTTTTCCCTTAAATTGGGATGCCATCTTTCCAGAGAAGAATCCGCTCGCAGTGGAAATTGGGTTCGGTAACGGGAAGTTCTTGAAAACATTAGAGACAACCGGTACCAACGTAGTAGGATTTGAGGTCTCGCTCTTAAGCGTGGAAAAAGCCATGAAAGTGATTGATCACACGAAAACTGCGCTGCTGCTTATGGACGGTATTTGGGGCCTCAGAGAGCTGTTTTCGGAAAGAAGCGTAGACGCATTGTACATCAACTTTCCCTTACCTTGGCCTCACAAGAAACATGCATCAAGGAGACTTTTTACATTACCAAAACTACAGATATACGCCTCACGCCTTGTGGACAACGCGATCTTGCAGCTTCAGACCGACGTGAAAGAATACGCCGAAGAAGCTATTAGAAACTCTGAAGAAAGCGGACTCTTTTCGTTAGCTGATTACGCGGTTAGGAACGAGGTTCAAGTTGGAACGAAATATGAACAGAAGTGGGTAAGTCAAGGTAAGAAAATTTACAAAGTTGTACTTAGAAAAAAGCGGCATGTTTCAGTGCCTAACTACTTAGACAAGGAGGTAATTATGCCTCACGCAATAGTGCATGATTCACATGGCACACTGAAAGCAGGAACTTATAGAACCACGTTCGGCACTATTAAGTTGTGGGAACCCTTTAGTAATAATCAGGCAATGCTACTAATCCCAGCCATTGTCAGTGATGATGACTTCATTGGGGTTTCACTACAGCAGCGTGTTTATATTTCCGTTAGTCCACACAGAGAAGGTTTCATCGTCAAGTTAGACAACCACGCTGACGTTTTCAAAACAGAAAACGTAAAATCCCTTATTTGGTTAATTGCAAATCAAATATCAAATGGAAACATAAAAAGGATAAACGTGCAACCTCCATCAAAGCTGGAATACGAACCTGCTTGA
- a CDS encoding PAS domain-containing sensor histidine kinase, whose translation MGGADLALLVVVLCALASVVVLFQTVSTQDRRSEENMAKDLLENLPVPVFVLDDDFRIIRYNGLFESLVGKAPLERFLYEVFRDHKVIDALQTCKKEGTASTPFYLTPSAEKRSYYMILKRTNGEIIGTIEECSHGSTKEDVELYQKMLHELKTPLSSVRLMLELLEEEEDPVQRKDLTTRIIDEMDRLNQLTSDLALLIKMDRGLVERMDKVNIVNLLSEVIWQMSVLADNKRVSIEAEIPSHSIFVEGSKSLLKSLFLNLLDNALKYSPERTKITVTLQEQEENVLITVADEGEGIPEEQREKVFQDFYRATSKADGLGLGLGIALEVVKFHDGRLWLEPNEPHGLKVNVALRKA comes from the coding sequence ATGGGTGGTGCCGATCTTGCTCTTCTAGTAGTTGTCCTATGTGCTCTTGCTTCTGTAGTGGTGTTGTTCCAAACGGTCTCCACACAGGATAGACGAAGCGAAGAGAACATGGCTAAAGACCTATTGGAAAACTTACCCGTACCTGTCTTCGTGCTGGACGATGATTTTAGGATAATCAGATACAATGGGCTTTTCGAATCCTTAGTAGGTAAGGCCCCTCTGGAAAGATTTCTTTATGAGGTCTTCAGGGACCACAAAGTCATCGATGCACTACAAACCTGCAAGAAAGAAGGTACTGCGTCAACGCCTTTTTACCTAACACCATCAGCCGAAAAAAGATCCTATTACATGATCCTTAAGAGAACAAACGGTGAGATCATCGGAACCATTGAGGAATGCAGCCACGGAAGCACAAAAGAAGACGTTGAACTTTACCAAAAAATGCTCCACGAACTTAAAACACCTTTGAGTTCGGTTCGGCTCATGCTAGAGCTTTTGGAGGAGGAAGAAGACCCTGTGCAGCGAAAAGATCTTACCACACGCATCATAGACGAGATGGACAGGCTGAATCAGCTGACAAGCGATTTAGCACTTTTAATCAAGATGGATCGTGGCTTGGTGGAACGCATGGATAAGGTAAACATAGTTAATTTGCTCAGTGAAGTCATTTGGCAGATGAGCGTGCTTGCTGACAACAAGAGAGTTTCCATTGAAGCAGAGATACCAAGTCACAGCATATTCGTTGAGGGAAGTAAAAGTCTGTTAAAATCCCTCTTCTTAAACTTGTTAGATAATGCCTTAAAGTACAGCCCTGAAAGGACAAAAATAACTGTTACCCTGCAGGAACAAGAAGAAAACGTCTTAATAACAGTTGCCGACGAAGGAGAAGGAATTCCAGAAGAACAGCGAGAAAAAGTGTTTCAAGATTTTTACAGAGCAACTAGCAAGGCAGACGGATTGGGCCTTGGTCTGGGCATTGCTTTGGAAGTAGTTAAATTCCATGACGGTAGGTTGTGGTTGGAACCCAACGAACCTCATGGTTTGAAAGTAAATGTTGCCCTTAGAAAGGCTTAA